One window from the genome of Diospyros lotus cultivar Yz01 chromosome 11, ASM1463336v1, whole genome shotgun sequence encodes:
- the LOC127812980 gene encoding self-incompatibility protein S1-like codes for MKGMACLMLLVLLGGVCGEKVQVSIKNKLGNGTAMTIHCQSKDSDLGNQTVADGTEYGWDFSPNVWGTTLFYCDMKWDQEPQFHFVAYASHRDAATRCQSCCSWLTSREGMYGLNGQTGFWEFIYNFQTWPNKQKIVS; via the coding sequence ATGAAGGGAATGGCATGCCTGATGCTTCTAGTATTATTAGGAGGAGTTTGTGGGGAGAAGGTGCAGGTGAGCATCAAGAACAAGCTAGGGAACGGGACGGCGATGACCATCCATTGCCAGTCCAAAGACAGTGATCTTGGGAACCAGACGGTGGCAGACGGAACTGAATATGGCTGGGACTTCTCCCCTAATGTATGGGGAACCACTCTCTTCTATTGCGACATGAAATGGGATCAGGAACCTCAATTCCATTTTGTTGCATATGCTTCCCACAGAGACGCCGCCACTCGCTGCCAGTCTTGCTGCTCCTGGCTGACGTCAAGGGAAGGCATGTACGGGTTGAATGGGCAAACCGGATTCTGggaatttatttacaatttcCAAACTTGGCCAAATAAACAGAAGATTGTATCATAA
- the LOC127812979 gene encoding uncharacterized protein LOC127812979 — MAIATARKLLLLHCPLALAWRPPPNFSHLRRVLSVPNFSICPVVGSRTSPPTTCSSSPSRDCNTKTTKVKNESKAAAAVKRRTRSGKEFDEEALLRYGNCASHIPVMLGEVLEVFASIPLRSFVDCTVGAAGHSSAIIQAHPEMQLYVGLDVDPIALDKAQAEISKIVHDDAVGSASVLKVHMISRNYKDINYVLHEIDEKVVSPGVDGILMDLGISSMQINDAERGFSVLCDGPLDMRMNPQGSLTAEDILNSWPDFEVGRILREYGEESNWYSLQNMIVKARLKGGLHSTAEVVKLIQNFTSRMKGGRQGWIKTATRVFQALRIAVNDELNTLRDSLHVCFHCLAPGGRLAVISFHSLEDRIVKQAFLDIINNGKGEGENETRRNSRETSDGIDDKEAWIKREIQGMSGRILTKRPITPSQEEEKLNRRCRSAKLRVIHKL; from the exons atggcaatTGCAACGGCAAGGAAACTCCTCCTATTACATTGCCCACTCGCCCTCGCATGGAGACCTCCACCTAACTTCTCACATCTCCGCCGTGTTCTCTCCGTTCCCAATTTCTCAATTTGTCCAGTCGTTGGTAGTCGTACTTCTCCTCCTACTACTTGTTCTAGCAGTCCTAGTCGCGATTGCAATACAAAGACGACGAAAGTCAAGAATGAGAGcaaggcggcggcggcggtaaAGAGGCGGACGCGCTCAGGCAAGGAGTTCGACGAGGAGGCCCTTTTGCGCTACGGTAACTGCGCCTCTCATATCCCGGTAATGCTTGGCGAAGTCTTGGAGGTCTTCGCTTCCATCCCCCTCCGCTCCTTCGTCGACTGTACCGTCGGCGCCGCTGGACACTCCTCCGCG ATAATTCAGGCCCATCCAGAAATGCAGCTATATGTTGGGTTAGATGTTGATCCCATCGCACTGGATAAAGCTCAAGCTGAAATTAGTAAGATAGTGCATGATGATGCTGTTGGTTCTGCATCAGTCTTGAAAGTACACATGATATCAAGAAACTATAAAGACATCAATTATGTGCTCCATGAAATTGATGAGAAAGTTGTATCCCCAGGAGTTGATGGGATCTTAATGGACCTTGGAATATCCTCCATGCAG ATAAATGATGCCGAGAGAGGGTTCAGTGTGCTTTGCGATGGACCTCTTGACATGCGGATGAATCCACAG GGAAGTCTTACGGCGGAGGACATATTAAATTCTTGGCCGGATTTTGAAGTGGGTCGAATTCTCAGGGAGTATGGGGAGGAAAGTAATTGGTATTCCCTACAGAACATGATCGTCAAGGCCCGCCTAAAGGGTGGATTGCATTCTACTGCTGAAGTTGTAAAGCTTATTCAGAATTTCACTTCCAGGATGAAAG GTGGGAGGCAGGGCTGGATAAAGACGGCAACACGCGTATTTCAGGCTCTGAGGATAGCTGTCAACGATGAACTCAACACGCTAAGAGATTCTCTGCATGTTTGCTTCCATTGTCTTGCGCCCGGGGGTAGGCTCGCTGTAATATCTTTTCACAGTTTGGAGGACAGGATTGTGAAACAAGCATTTCTAGACATTATCAACAACGGCAAAGGTGAAGGTGAAAACGAAACCAGGCGTAACTCAAGAGAAACTAGTGACGGAATTGATGATAAAGAAGCATGGATTAAAAGGGAGATACAAGGGATGAGTGGAAGAATCCTCACAAAGAGACCGATAACGCCATCCCAAGAGGAAGAGAAATTGAACCGCAGGTGTAGGAGTGCTAAATTAAGGGTGATCCACAAGCTTTGA